The sequence CTTAATTTGTGAGATTATATAGTGTGGTGATATAGCCATAGCTAAGGTTGACTTTGCTCAGAATCTGTCTGATCCCATGACTAAGGGTTTGTCACTTAGTGTATTTGAGAAACATGTTGAGAACATGGGCATTAGGTTTATGGGAAATTGGCTTTGATGTACAAACTTGTTTATTTGATTTAAGTTTTAATTAACATGATTACTTATTAAGCTCAGTTTGTCCATAGGTTTGTTAACCTAAAACTGTTCACCACTAGGGGCGAGATTGGACACCTTGTCTTTATGGTGGTCACATTGTGTATATCTAGAAATGTTGATTTCAGAGTACAAATGTGAGTATACATACTGTGTGTACATTGAACTATATCACTTGAGATTTTCATATGTGTTATACTGCCGgtttataagaaaatgaaattctcttAAGTAGTTTATGATCAATCCTTTGACCTGAGGGGTCCTTATTAATGCAGACACGCACTGCGCGTTTTGGTGTGCCAACGGTTGATGTCTCTTTGACTATATATCGGTACGCTATACTTGTAGTGTTGGGTCGTATTCAAAAGAGATTCCCAACAAGGAATCCACTGCCATTTTTGGAAgaatatcaaggagagagaaagtctgTATTTGATTGGATAAAATCCAGATCTGGAGgtatttcaataaaatatttttaatgtttgaaaaattaatataaattattatttatgtttaaaaacattttgaaaatgtttttctgGTCCAATCAAGTATACAGAATCTCTAAAATGGCTTTTCGGTTCATTGGGGACTTGACAGTATTTAACGTATGCCCTATAATGAACTATGTGATATTGCTCAATGAGGGATAGATGCATAAATAACTATTTATTTTGGGTAATGATTGGTACATCTACTTGGCAGcatcactgttagttaaaatgcattttaaacacTTTTAAAACGcgattgtgtttttttttcgtttaaaacgcgttttcccgtatgctattatacaatacgaaaaaaaacaaaaacggtaaaagaatccgttttaaacgcgttttaaacccgtatccgttttttaagggtaaaataggaattttattaaagaaattaattaataataataataaaaatctattggtaaaagtgaagagtgaagacaatatggtacttggtttttggtttttaacttccatactatctataggaaaaaaatctcatcttcttatagtctattgagtaaggagaagctaaagctagcaacatctcattttcttgtagcccattgggctattttatcttgggactcccagagcttttggaacattagatgcatgtatacaggtaataatctctcaaattgcatgagaatactaccgtttttttggtttcgtttttttgaaaactacacgcttaatactcgtaccattcgttttcgtccgtttgtcattccctatttttttggttgttttttttatcgtttcatcgtttttatctgtttaaaacccataccgtgtttctgtttttttgccattcccgttttaactaacagtgggcAGCATATGTATTGGTTAACCTTGTTTTATGAATACAATATTGTTAAGATATATAGTATGTTAGGTGGAATCCTAATGGGATCCTATCCATTTCCTATAAGTTCAACCTATATGTTTAGCATCAAATGATCATGAATTCTTTTTCGTGATCTAAGATTTTTGATCCTCTTATGAGATAAGATCTCATAGTAGGAtggaggagattgttaggaaaaaAGAACTATTATATTGCTTATTATTTAAAATCTTATCGataatgataagattggttttgtgAGTGTTTGACTCCAAGTAGAAAATCTCTATGCCAAAGTTGGGTTTATCTACAACTCTAAACTAATAAGGATTTTGGTTGGAGATATACGTGGATTCTAAAAACCAAAGCGATATAGGATTctaattctctcctcttttatatAGTCATGCTCATTTCCTTCTCTCGTGCACTTAATCTCTACACTAATAATTGAGTGGGAATTAAGGTTTTGTGAAAACCCTGATGATTGAGGAGGAGCTTAGACTCAAAAGGAATGCAAAGTTGTACGTGTGGGAAGGACTCACTATGAAAGGGTTAAGATCACGTGGAGGCTCTGCACTTGTGGAATTTCAAGTAATGATTTAAACCCCTCTATTAATTGTTGATTGAATGTTTGACCCTACCAGTGGAACGATTCAAATCATTTTCGCACCTTCACCTAGGATGCAAGGTACTCAACATTTCTCGATAATGCCTTAATATGCTCCAATCTTGTTACCTGAACACCACACGCCATCGGGCAACCCACAAATTTGTGACCAGACACACTAACACTTCCAATGGATTTTTTAAATGTGACTTTTGGAGCCTATTTATCAACAAGAAAAGGGATCACATTCACACATGTATAAGGGGATAAAAGCCAGAACAAATACtcattgagaaaaaaaaagttaatgatCTAAAAAGACATTAATCTAAGACTCCTCCCAATCTATTGGaaaatgtaagaaaataaaatcaaaacaaaaccaaaatgaaagCTTTCTGGtttatactaaaaaaaattgagaacaAATTCATATTCTTACTAAACATAGTAACTGAATCTTCAAGTAAATCCTTTAAGACCCTTGTAGAGAAAGTGAGAAACAGAAGAAGTACTATAATTTACCATCCACCTACTTTCTCAGAGAGTAACTGTTTTTCTATTCAAGTTAGTGATATTTCTTGTTAAAATAGTTTACATAAGTTTTTGACATTTTCAACTGAATTAGATGGAgctaaaagaaaacaaaggtgAAAATGCAATGCCAAAGAAGGAATAGAGGGGAAATTTGAAGCCATTACACTAGTTTTGTTATTCATAACCTCATCACATTCATTGATTTATAATAATTCccctttacaataaaaatttttctccttgatattgaaatcaatgaataaataataagcctattcataacctcataatCAATGATTTTTGCATTGGTTGGATTTTGGTGGTTTGACTGTTGATCAGTTTAGTATGATTTGATTTTCAATTGGTCCTATCATATGAGTCCAAAATCAGCTCAATAAGGATTAATTtggttttttctattattttatttatctatttatttatttatttttaataggaGGTAGtgcctctcttttcttttctttttttttgggaggtaGTGTTTTCGAATGTCTAAAATATCCtcaataatgaagaaaaaaaagtttgattAATGACTGTATTTTATGGGGTACATCGAAAGGAAAGGGTAAAGGGCAAAAGGTTAGAAATGTGAAATCCACTTGGGTAATGGTGGGACCAAAATGTGGGTCCCCTCCACATGGCTACAACCGTCTTTTAAGTCTACGGGTAAGGATTGAGGTAGTTAGACCCAAGCATAGGGCCCACCTAGAACCATTTAGCTTAAAGGACGAAACATGATATGGAAATGGACCCACCAAGAACCATTATGAGCCTTTAAAGGAAGAAATTTGATGTGGAAACATGGATCCATAAGATGTATTCAAAGCAATGGTTTCATGACAGGTATaaaagaagattccaaatataccaaagcaaataaagaaagatgaaagatccCAATTGAGCATTAAAGTAGGGTGTCAATATTTCCATCCTGAATCCGTCGGACTGACCAGAACCAAATCCTTAGtggtttgatttggatttgaactTTTATGTGACCAATACAAACTAAATATGACTTGTAATAATCAATGAATCATATCGACCCAACAAATCAATTAAAGAATCAAACCGGCCCAAGAAACCAATAACAAATTggaaaagtgatttttttttttttaaggcaacAGGTTTCGTGCATGATGTATAGTTGCGACATTAGATGAGGATCATTGTCCCCATCAAAATACCAAAACCCCCTATTTACTAATCGTCGATGGGCTCAACATCAGATCGAAATCAGTTCAGCGGTTCAGCTGATCAAAACCGAATCGACCAGTTAACAACCCTACATTAAACTATGTCCCATTTCTTTCCCATATCCACATGGTGGAGCACTAACACCACTACCAAGGTCCATTGCCATCAGACTCAATACGTTAGTATGAGCCAcaccgatactgatacgataccgatATAAATCAGCCAAAAAGTGTTTTCTCTCAAGACAAAAGGTGCGGTTTTGATGTGGAATCAGAGCAATATGGACTATGTCTGATTCAACCGTGGAATCAGAGCAATATGGACTATGTCTGATTCAACCGATATATATCAATATCGACAGTAAATTGATCCATTCAACTCTATGCGTCTGACATATCGTTGGAGGACATGGGACAAAAATTAGCCAAagagagatttatttatttatttattttttattttaattttttttttttaaggaggaAAAATAAGATAAGGAACAGAAAATAATGaggaaaaaatagggaaaatgcATAGAATTGTTTTACAGACGAAGCTTTTTGTTATGTTTGTTCCGTATTCTTGACCTATTTCAAAGATTGACTTTTGATCTGATTGACTGCGATCCAATGGATTGATCCAACTTTgaagagtatatatatatatatatatatatatatatgtaccaTCATCTTATTTTGCAAGGCGAGTGAAATTTGGGGTGTTTTCATGTTAGGGTTTTTCGACAAATTTTCTTACCGTGATTTTATGTTCTTGAaagagatctccattgtaacttttcttccaacataatgaatcatttttttcttcacttgaGGACGTAGTACACCACATTAATGTATGAAcatcgttaaatctctgtattAAGTAAATCTGTATTTATTTCTCTTCATATTTGTTTATATTTGTTCCAATAAGCTTGATGCCTTTGACGTAATAGTGGAAAACCACCTCCTCCTCATTGAAGTATTTTGTTAATCGTTTCTAAGTCTATCTTCCTTTTCATGTATCTCCTATTAAATAAGACTCCCCTTTTTTTCAAGTGGCGAATAAACATTAAAACGAATgttttttcatccaaaaaatcaCACACAAAATGACAAGGGGGGAAGCAATTGAACTGAACCTTTTTCCTAAAAACATCCAATTTAAGGGTTTGGATTAGATTAGAGCTGTAGAATGAAGAAGTCAACAATCATCTTAATAGCCATGGGGAGTGCTCTATTGAACTCATTTGACTAGTCTAACGGTTATGTATACTGAGAGACTAAAAGGTATATCTCTACATTGACACACACTTATTCCCCATATTGTTTAGGGATCAAGAATTAGGACGGCATCAATGACTACATCAAAAGTCGTAATCCATGTCTAGTCGGTGAATGGAAGAAACTTAGGATTTCATTCGTAGTTTATTGGCAAGATCATGTAATTAACAAATGCATTAATTCTTACACCATATCCATACCAATTGACAGTCTTAGTTTTTTCCCCCTCTACTCTGGCTGCCTGCTGTTCCATGGCGAtaattccattttttattttatttatatttttaaatcatCTTCATCATAGATGAAGCCCTCTGGAGAGACATGAACCTGCCCACACAACACCCATGGATGCCAAAGAATAATTATACAGTTCTAGTTGAGCAAACTATAAAACAGTCCTAAAACAATAATGTTTACAAGCCAATGAATGCAACAAATTCAAAGAGTTGGCTAGAGAATATATAGCCAAGGAGAGATACATGAGGGAAAATTTTGGAGCAGATCTTCTATACACTTGCCAATGAATACTACCTCATTTACCTAAGACAGGAACCCTCAAGATACAGAAACTCTCAAGTGGCACTGATCCATCACTTATGAAGAGTACAAGCACAATTCTCAACACCTAAATCTGCGGCAAGACAAGGAGCTCCCAACTTTCCATCCTGATACCAGGTTGAGCGCTTCTGAACCAGTTCATTCAAGAAATCATTAAGCTTCTCAATAGTGATGTTGGGCATCACTATTACATGAGCGATGTTTCCCTCACATGCGAGCTGCCAGCGACGAACAAACTCCTCATCTTTTGGACGCTCAAAAACAACAGTGCTACTGAGCTCATTAAGCATGGCACCAATCCCTGCAGCTCTAAGGCGGTCCTTCAAATAGTGAGCATTCCGGAGGCACTTCCAAACTTCTTTCTGGAAACCTCTGTAGCCTTTCCGGTTCAGAGTGTACCAGAGGAAGATTGGAGCATGCCCATTACGGCTGCCCATGATGGTAGCATCCCGGGATGCAAGGTACTCAACATTTCTTGATAATGCATTAATATGCTCCAATCTTGTTACCTGTACACCACAAGGCATCGGGCAACCCACAAATTTGTGGCCAGACACACTAACACTTCCAATGGGTTTTTTAAATGTGACTTTTGGTGCCTGCTCATCAACAAGAAAAGCGATCaatgttagaaaataaaatcaaaacaaaaccaaaatgaaagCTTTTTGTCttatactaaaaaaaattgagaacaAATTCACACTCTTACTAAACATCATAACTGAATCTTCAACTAAATCCTTTAAGACCATTGTAGAGAAACAGAAGTATTATAATTTACCATCCACCTACTATCTCATAGAGTAACTGTTTTTCTATTCAAGTTAGTGATCTTTCTTGTTAAAATATTTTACTTTAGTTTTTTACATTTTcaatgtagaaacgcaaccctaagttgatgcagaagataatggaaaaacaagaataaacaatgcacacagatttacaaggttcgacaagattgcctacatcctcggtgagatgagatcctgctttactatcaatggagaatagggttacaacgcttgtcctcacacctctcaatattgtttgtattacagagaaagaaaccattgctacaaatatatagcaaaaaaatcctaatccagaaagtactaaactgccctcaaataaaaaattcaagcgcaGCCCCCCTTGAaacccccatggcccgctaaCCCACTAGCAGGACCGCCGTCCTACCTATCGAAgcgcctgcaccagtactccctggattaaaatgtgacggaatacaagacatcgtacaccaacattcAACTAAATCAGATGGAACTACAAGGAAAACATAGGTGAAAATGTAGTGCCAAAGAAGGAATAGAGGGGAAATTTGAAGCCATTACACTAGTTTTGTTATTAAGATCAGATATGAAAATTACTAGAATCGTGAATGATGAATCACAAAATCATCCATGTATTGTAAATGCATGTGCATGTTGTTGGAAGCCACCATTTAGGTACAACCGTACAAGAGGAAGATTAAGAACATCCAGTCCACTGATATTAGTTTGGATGGGCAGAATGAGATTGAGAATAGCAAATGGCATTGTAAGTAGCATTATAACCCAAATACACTATATTGAATTTGGAGATCCCCCAGGAAGCATTCATCAAATTGGCTCAAACATGCTTCAGATGTACATATACAAGGAGAAGAATTATCATGCAAAATGTAATGCTGACTTACGCGTTTGACAAAAGGCATCATAAGCCCGAACAAAGCCCCATCGCAGTGAATGTAGAACCGGTCATGTGTGAATCCAGTTTCTTCAAGAGTGTTTATAACTAGATCAAGATCGTCAACAGCTCCTTTAACCGTTGTTCCTGTAATTTCTCAAATAAGTTGTACTACATGAGCAACTGAAAAAATAGACATAAGCAAAAAAGCAAGAATTGGTACAGAAAATGAATAACATCATACCTATGTTTAGATTGATAATGGCAGGTCTATCCTTGTTAAAAAGGAGTTTGGCTTTAAAATCTGTGCAATCAATCTCACCAGAGACAAGTGTATTAACCTTTATACATTCCATTCTGTACATCCTCGCTGCTTTGAAAATTGAATAATGTGATTCTTGTGATGCATAAAGAATTCCATCAGGAAACACTTCCCTTCTGCAAAATCAAACAGTGTCTCATTCAACCCTTCACAGGGAAAATTAAAGAGTAACTAAGCCAGACAAGCTTTAATTACTAACCCAACCAGGATGCCATGAAGATTCCCTTCTGTACCACAATTTGTAATGTATCCCCAGTATTCGCTCTCCTCTAGTTCCCAGAGACGGGCAAACCAATCTAGAACACCAACCTCAAATTGTCTGGAATGGACACCATAGTTGCTCTCAATAAAGGGATCCCCCAGGTTATTGATGGAGAAATGTTGCAATTGTGCCAGAGCTCCATAATCAAAGTCCAGGTTATATGGGTAACCTAAGTGATGCTTGGTTCTTTCAATTAGAGACTTGCGGTACCTTGCCAATATACTAGCCATACAAGCCTCCCTTTCTCCCGTAACCTCATCATCCACATCAGGTTCCGTTACCTCAAGACACATTGTATGGACATTCCTTCCCAAAGTAATCTCTCTGTTCTGCTTCTCTACCCCATCACCATTGGCAATAGCTCCATTTTCAACAACAGGTGGTAAAGGTTCAAATACCACAGCAGTGGGATCAAAATCTTCTGGTAATGGTTCAATCATTCCATTCATCACAGGGGAAAACAATTCAACACTTGCAACCATGATTTTTTTCTGCTAAAT is a genomic window of Macadamia integrifolia cultivar HAES 741 chromosome 13, SCU_Mint_v3, whole genome shotgun sequence containing:
- the LOC122059207 gene encoding serine decarboxylase-like, whose amino-acid sequence is MVASVELFSPVMNGMIEPLPEDFDPTAVVFEPLPPVVENGAIANGDGVEKQNREITLGRNVHTMCLEVTEPDVDDEVTGEREACMASILARYRKSLIERTKHHLGYPYNLDFDYGALAQLQHFSINNLGDPFIESNYGVHSRQFEVGVLDWFARLWELEESEYWGYITNCGTEGNLHGILVGREVFPDGILYASQESHYSIFKAARMYRMECIKVNTLVSGEIDCTDFKAKLLFNKDRPAIINLNIGTTVKGAVDDLDLVINTLEETGFTHDRFYIHCDGALFGLMMPFVKRAPKVTFKKPIGSVSVSGHKFVGCPMPCGVQVTRLEHINALSRNVEYLASRDATIMGSRNGHAPIFLWYTLNRKGYRGFQKEVWKCLRNAHYLKDRLRAAGIGAMLNELSSTVVFERPKDEEFVRRWQLACEGNIAHVIVMPNITIEKLNDFLNELVQKRSTWYQDGKLGAPCLAADLGVENCACTLHK